A region of Beijerinckia sp. 28-YEA-48 DNA encodes the following proteins:
- a CDS encoding LysR substrate-binding domain-containing protein, which produces MLDLNDLRLFVQVADHGGFAAAGRVLDMPRSTLAKRIGDFEAQLGLRLFQRHARLFALTEIGRELYDRAQAMLVEAEAAESLIQGRLVEPAGLVRLTASTLEAQTLLADILPDFAQAYPKVFLQLDATDRLVDLIEDGVDLALRTHYGPLPSSSLVQRRLGVSFNHLVCSPAYLEGRSRPRSPAELTGHLGIWFAVKSTALPWRFYDDKGRVFEGEATMPCWRFVSNDPTTLLNAAIAGLGIASLPARLCAPALAAGQLTRLLDGWQPGGPTLTLLTPHRRGQLPAVRALSDFLAERLTPLLAKRHNS; this is translated from the coding sequence ATGCTTGACCTCAACGACTTGAGATTATTCGTGCAAGTGGCCGATCACGGTGGATTCGCGGCGGCGGGGCGCGTCCTGGATATGCCGCGCTCGACGCTGGCTAAGCGCATCGGTGACTTCGAGGCGCAGCTTGGCCTGCGCCTGTTCCAGCGCCATGCCCGTTTGTTCGCGCTCACCGAGATTGGCCGCGAGCTGTATGACCGGGCTCAGGCCATGCTGGTTGAGGCCGAAGCGGCGGAGTCTCTTATTCAGGGGCGTCTCGTCGAGCCGGCTGGGTTGGTGCGGCTCACCGCATCGACCCTCGAGGCCCAGACCCTCCTGGCCGACATCTTGCCGGATTTCGCCCAGGCCTATCCCAAGGTCTTCCTCCAGCTCGACGCTACCGACCGTCTTGTCGATCTCATCGAGGACGGCGTCGATCTCGCCCTGCGCACTCATTACGGGCCTCTGCCAAGTTCAAGTCTAGTGCAGCGCCGCCTCGGTGTTTCGTTCAATCATCTCGTCTGCTCCCCGGCCTATCTCGAAGGGCGGTCGCGCCCGCGTTCGCCGGCGGAACTTACCGGACACCTGGGCATCTGGTTCGCGGTGAAAAGCACGGCTTTGCCCTGGCGATTCTACGACGACAAAGGCCGAGTCTTTGAAGGGGAAGCGACCATGCCGTGCTGGCGCTTTGTCTCTAATGATCCGACGACGCTCCTGAACGCCGCCATCGCCGGGCTCGGCATAGCATCCTTACCGGCCCGTTTATGTGCGCCGGCGCTTGCCGCCGGTCAGCTCACGCGGCTGTTGGATGGGTGGCAGCCGGGTGGTCCGACGTTGACCTTGCTCACCCCGCATCGGCGCGGCCAGCTCCCTGCCGTCAGGGCTTTGTCCGACTTTTTGGCCGAACGGCTGACGCCCCTATTGGCGAAGCGGCATAATTCCTAG
- a CDS encoding MFS transporter, producing MSHSFSGRSLTALLAVCLGAFMFGLEISAVPAALPGIEHALQTSFTDMQWIMNAYTIAVNTMLMAAGTLADRFGRRRLFVIGAALFGLTSLICGLAPQTGTLIAARALQGISGSTMLIATLAVISHQFESARERGIAFSVWGVVAGAGIGFGPMVGSLLVELTNWRWVFLVNVPFAIIAIGLALATVRESRDPHAGRLDLAGIVTLSLAVLGLAFYITQGPSLGFASATALAILAGAAVAFALFLFVETTVERPMVDFSVFRIRAFSGALFGCMGMNFAFWPFMIYLPLYFNYGLGYSAVTSGLALLAYTLPTLIFPPVGEWLALRYQAARVIPAGLAIIGFGFLIMFFGLNSNAVLLLCGAALAGAGLGIINTPVTNTTTGSVTRERAGMASSIDLSARMITLAINIAVMGFILTEGTLAALRDKLGGTLTGAPLRALAEQVAAGKLNGGALPAASLQAALIDGFAWVMLYGVFGAFAMASLSLLAFGTGPKTQSARAEA from the coding sequence ATGTCACACAGTTTTTCCGGCAGAAGCCTCACGGCCCTCCTCGCGGTCTGTCTCGGCGCCTTCATGTTCGGGCTTGAAATCTCCGCCGTGCCCGCCGCCCTGCCCGGCATCGAACACGCCCTGCAGACGTCCTTCACGGACATGCAGTGGATCATGAACGCCTACACCATCGCCGTGAACACCATGCTGATGGCCGCCGGCACGCTGGCCGACCGCTTCGGCCGTCGGCGGCTGTTTGTCATCGGCGCCGCCTTGTTTGGGCTGACCTCGCTGATATGCGGCCTCGCGCCCCAGACAGGCACGCTCATCGCAGCGCGCGCCCTTCAGGGTATCAGCGGCAGCACCATGCTCATTGCCACGCTGGCTGTGATCTCGCATCAATTCGAGAGCGCGCGCGAACGCGGCATCGCCTTCAGCGTCTGGGGCGTTGTCGCCGGCGCGGGGATCGGCTTTGGCCCGATGGTCGGATCGCTTCTGGTGGAGCTCACCAATTGGCGTTGGGTCTTTCTTGTGAATGTCCCGTTCGCGATCATTGCCATCGGTTTGGCTCTTGCAACCGTCCGCGAGTCCCGCGACCCCCATGCGGGCCGGCTTGATCTCGCCGGCATCGTGACCTTGTCGCTGGCTGTCCTTGGCCTTGCGTTCTACATCACCCAAGGTCCCAGCCTCGGCTTCGCCAGCGCCACGGCGCTCGCTATTCTCGCCGGTGCGGCCGTGGCTTTCGCGCTCTTCCTGTTCGTTGAAACGACGGTCGAGCGGCCAATGGTGGATTTTTCCGTGTTCCGGATTCGCGCCTTTTCCGGCGCGCTCTTTGGCTGCATGGGCATGAACTTCGCCTTCTGGCCGTTCATGATCTATCTGCCGCTCTATTTTAACTACGGCCTCGGCTATAGCGCGGTCACCTCGGGTCTGGCGCTCTTGGCCTATACGTTGCCGACGCTGATCTTTCCGCCGGTCGGTGAATGGCTGGCGCTGCGTTACCAGGCAGCGCGCGTCATTCCGGCAGGGCTTGCCATCATCGGCTTCGGCTTCCTCATCATGTTCTTCGGCCTCAACAGCAACGCTGTCCTTCTCCTTTGCGGCGCAGCACTCGCTGGTGCCGGGCTTGGCATCATCAATACGCCGGTGACGAACACCACCACCGGATCGGTGACGCGCGAACGTGCCGGCATGGCTTCAAGCATAGATCTGTCAGCGCGAATGATTACGCTTGCCATCAATATCGCCGTGATGGGCTTCATCCTGACGGAGGGCACGCTGGCCGCGCTGCGCGATAAGCTTGGCGGCACATTGACGGGGGCGCCCTTACGGGCGCTCGCCGAGCAAGTGGCGGCAGGCAAGCTGAACGGCGGCGCCCTGCCCGCGGCCAGCTTGCAAGCTGCACTCATCGACGGCTTTGCCTGGGTGATGCTCTATGGCGTTTTCGGCGCCTTCGCGATGGCAAGCCTGAGCCTGCTGGCCTTCGGCACAGGACCAAAGACGCAAAGCGCGCGAGCGGAGGCCTGA
- a CDS encoding Nramp family divalent metal transporter has protein sequence MSSAESFGPGAGQQRLGMRPSLSESHGSVAVSGSAVRRFMAFLGPGYLVATGYMDPGNWATALAGGSKFGTALLFIAVLSSLMAIVLQALSARLAIGTGMDLAQACRQRFPRTASFALWLIAEAAIVATDLAEVIGTAIGLQLLFDIPLAIGVFLTALDVFLVLALQRFGFRKLEAFVIALLIIIALAFGGQLVLAQPSIAAIAHGLIPTVDLVTNPEMLYIALGILGATVMPHNLYLHSGVVLTRKIGPTLPEKREAIKFAVWDSTIALGFALLINGSILILAAAAFYAKGHHEVAELQDAHRLIAPLLGTALAAHLFGIALLACGLNSTVTATLAGQIVMEGFIDFKVSPVTRRLITRGIALIPAAVVTVWAGEAWTGKLLVASQVVLSLALPFAVVPLVWFTASRRMLGDLIAPRLLSGIAALITVLIIALNLKLLLDIMTGN, from the coding sequence ATGTCTTCGGCAGAAAGTTTTGGACCGGGTGCCGGTCAGCAGCGTCTCGGCATGCGGCCGTCCCTTTCCGAGTCCCACGGCAGCGTTGCGGTATCGGGCTCCGCTGTCCGGCGGTTCATGGCTTTCCTCGGCCCGGGCTATCTGGTCGCCACCGGCTATATGGACCCCGGCAATTGGGCGACAGCACTGGCTGGTGGCTCGAAATTCGGCACAGCCCTGCTCTTCATCGCCGTCTTGTCGAGCTTGATGGCCATCGTCCTGCAAGCCCTATCGGCCCGGCTCGCCATCGGCACCGGCATGGACCTTGCCCAGGCCTGCCGCCAGCGCTTTCCCCGCACCGCCTCCTTCGCACTCTGGCTGATCGCCGAGGCCGCCATTGTCGCGACCGACCTGGCCGAGGTGATCGGCACGGCCATCGGCCTGCAACTGCTGTTCGACATTCCCCTCGCCATCGGCGTCTTCCTGACGGCGCTCGACGTTTTCCTGGTGCTGGCGCTGCAACGGTTCGGCTTCCGCAAGCTTGAAGCCTTCGTCATCGCTCTCTTGATCATCATCGCGCTCGCCTTCGGCGGCCAGCTCGTGCTGGCGCAGCCGTCGATCGCCGCCATCGCGCATGGCCTGATCCCGACCGTCGACCTCGTCACCAATCCCGAGATGCTCTACATCGCGCTCGGCATCCTCGGCGCGACGGTAATGCCGCATAATCTCTATCTGCATTCCGGCGTGGTGCTGACCCGCAAGATCGGCCCGACCCTTCCCGAAAAACGTGAGGCAATTAAGTTCGCGGTCTGGGATTCGACCATCGCGCTTGGCTTCGCCCTGCTGATCAATGGCTCGATCCTGATCCTCGCCGCCGCCGCCTTCTACGCCAAGGGCCATCACGAGGTCGCTGAACTGCAGGATGCGCATCGGCTGATCGCCCCCTTGCTGGGCACGGCGCTCGCTGCTCATCTCTTCGGCATCGCCCTGCTCGCCTGCGGCCTCAACTCGACGGTGACGGCCACGCTTGCCGGCCAGATCGTCATGGAAGGCTTCATCGACTTCAAAGTGAGCCCGGTGACGCGGCGGTTGATCACGCGCGGCATCGCGCTGATCCCCGCCGCCGTTGTCACCGTCTGGGCGGGCGAAGCCTGGACCGGCAAACTGCTCGTGGCGAGCCAGGTCGTGCTTAGTCTGGCGCTACCATTCGCCGTCGTGCCACTGGTCTGGTTCACCGCGTCCCGGCGCATGCTCGGCGATCTCATCGCGCCGCGCCTGCTCTCCGGCATCGCCGCGCTGATCACGGTGCTCATCATCGCCCTCAATCTGAAACTTCTGCTCGATATTATGACGGGCAACTAA
- the pgeF gene encoding peptidoglycan editing factor PgeF — MSTLVIRSRLLETAGVSHAFFTRQGGVSTGVYASLNGGAGSRDDAAAVAENKRRMADALGVAPDRFMVPYQIHSAEAVAIAAPWNETERPRCDGIATAAKGLGLGVTGADCGILLFADARAGVVAAAHAGWKGAFDGVIESTLTRMEELGAKRAHINVVLGPTIAQASYEVGPEFVARFRVADAGNERFFVSSSREDHAMFDLPAFIGAQLEKSGVGAFENLGLDTYADEARFFSYRRTTHRGENDYGRLIAAIALV; from the coding sequence ATGAGCACGCTCGTCATCCGCTCGCGCCTTCTGGAAACAGCCGGTGTGTCGCATGCGTTCTTCACCCGCCAGGGTGGCGTCAGCACCGGCGTCTATGCCTCGCTGAACGGCGGCGCCGGTTCGCGCGATGATGCTGCAGCGGTGGCCGAGAACAAGCGCCGCATGGCCGACGCGCTGGGCGTGGCGCCCGATCGCTTCATGGTGCCGTATCAGATTCATTCAGCCGAAGCGGTGGCGATCGCCGCGCCCTGGAACGAGACCGAGCGGCCGCGTTGCGACGGCATCGCGACGGCGGCGAAAGGTCTCGGGCTTGGCGTTACCGGTGCCGACTGTGGCATCTTGCTGTTTGCTGATGCGCGGGCAGGGGTGGTCGCCGCCGCCCACGCCGGCTGGAAGGGCGCTTTCGATGGCGTGATCGAATCGACCTTGACGCGCATGGAGGAACTTGGCGCGAAGCGCGCCCATATCAACGTCGTGCTTGGGCCGACGATCGCGCAGGCCTCCTATGAAGTCGGGCCGGAATTCGTCGCACGCTTTCGCGTCGCCGATGCAGGCAACGAACGCTTCTTTGTGTCGTCGTCGCGCGAGGACCACGCCATGTTCGATCTGCCGGCCTTCATCGGCGCGCAGCTCGAAAAGTCCGGCGTTGGTGCCTTCGAGAATCTCGGCCTCGACACCTATGCGGACGAAGCGCGCTTCTTCTCCTATCGCCGCACCACCCATCGCGGCGAGAACGACTATGGCCGCCTGATCGCAGCGATCGCGCTCGTTTAA
- a CDS encoding SAM-dependent methyltransferase, whose amino-acid sequence MTPLGAHIRQLIRNGETISLERFMALALGDPERGYYMTRDPFGADGDFTTAPEISQMFGELLGLWAAEVWALMGSPKKIQLVELGPGRGTLMSDALRALQVAGNFAKALTVHLVETSPVLEAQQREILAGSDFKIEWHQSLDTVPYGPSIFLANEFFDALPVRHYVFQDGAWYEKVIGLDEDDALYFGLADDPETSIRARAEENAVFEVSGLGHRVMAELAKRVATDKGAALIIDYGHVETQYGETLQALKSHQPVSPLDEPGEADLTAHVDFAALARTARAMGAAVYGPQRQADFLSKLGIFERANGLKRQATARQAIEVDRALLRLVSTAPERGAAGTMVPGMGALFKVMAVTHPDMPQPPGLQSPPK is encoded by the coding sequence ATGACGCCGCTCGGCGCGCATATCCGTCAGTTGATCCGCAACGGCGAGACCATCTCCCTCGAACGGTTCATGGCGCTGGCGCTCGGCGATCCCGAGCGCGGTTATTACATGACGCGCGATCCCTTCGGCGCTGATGGTGACTTCACCACCGCGCCGGAAATTTCGCAGATGTTCGGCGAACTGCTCGGCTTATGGGCGGCCGAGGTCTGGGCGCTGATGGGGTCGCCGAAGAAAATCCAGCTGGTTGAGCTTGGCCCCGGTCGTGGCACCCTGATGTCGGACGCGCTGCGCGCCTTGCAGGTCGCCGGCAATTTCGCCAAGGCGCTCACCGTGCATCTTGTCGAGACCAGCCCGGTGCTGGAAGCGCAGCAGCGCGAGATCCTCGCTGGCTCCGATTTCAAGATCGAATGGCATCAATCTCTCGACACCGTGCCCTATGGACCCTCGATCTTCCTCGCCAATGAGTTCTTCGACGCTCTGCCTGTGCGCCATTACGTCTTTCAGGATGGCGCCTGGTACGAGAAGGTGATCGGCCTTGACGAGGATGACGCGCTCTATTTCGGCCTTGCGGATGATCCCGAGACCTCGATCCGCGCCCGGGCCGAGGAAAACGCCGTGTTCGAGGTCTCAGGATTGGGGCATCGGGTCATGGCTGAACTGGCCAAGCGCGTCGCCACCGACAAGGGTGCGGCGCTGATTATCGACTACGGCCATGTGGAAACCCAATACGGCGAAACCTTGCAGGCGCTGAAAAGCCATCAGCCGGTATCGCCGCTTGATGAACCGGGTGAGGCTGATCTCACCGCCCATGTCGATTTCGCCGCTTTGGCGCGCACGGCGCGCGCCATGGGCGCGGCTGTTTATGGACCGCAGCGGCAGGCGGACTTTCTCTCGAAGCTCGGCATTTTTGAACGGGCCAATGGCCTCAAGCGCCAAGCGACGGCGCGTCAGGCGATCGAGGTCGACCGGGCACTGCTACGCCTTGTCTCGACCGCGCCAGAGCGCGGCGCCGCCGGCACCATGGTGCCCGGCATGGGGGCGTTGTTCAAAGTGATGGCGGTCACGCATCCCGACATGCCGCAACCGCCGGGCTTGCAGAGCCCGCCGAAATGA
- the lgt gene encoding prolipoprotein diacylglyceryl transferase: MFAPVIAFPVIDPILFEIGPFAIRWYALAYIFGLIGGWYYARRLVAQPAHWGVVPRPTVASLDDLLVYCAFGVILGGRLGYVLFYNAEHYMAQPQEIFALWKGGMSFHGGLAGAALAIWLFARRYKLGVLTVTDLCSTVVPIGLLFGRIANFIKPELWGRPTDVPWAMVFPDAGPLPRHPSQLYEAGLEGLVLLLILYVFVRRGGFRRPGFLTGVFGIGYGLARIFCEFFREPDPQLGFLFGNATMGMLLSVPLVLLGVWLVARSRPVTAAGTGNKAGDKE, from the coding sequence ATGTTTGCGCCCGTCATCGCCTTTCCCGTCATCGATCCGATCCTCTTCGAGATCGGCCCGTTCGCGATCCGCTGGTATGCGCTGGCTTATATCTTCGGCCTGATCGGCGGTTGGTATTATGCCCGCCGCCTCGTCGCGCAGCCCGCCCATTGGGGCGTGGTGCCGCGCCCCACGGTCGCGTCCCTCGACGACCTGTTGGTCTATTGCGCCTTCGGCGTCATTCTCGGCGGCCGTCTGGGCTATGTGCTCTTCTACAATGCCGAGCATTACATGGCGCAGCCGCAAGAGATATTTGCGCTGTGGAAGGGCGGCATGTCGTTTCACGGTGGGCTTGCAGGCGCCGCTTTGGCGATCTGGCTGTTTGCCCGGCGCTATAAGCTTGGGGTGCTGACCGTCACCGATCTCTGCTCGACCGTGGTGCCGATCGGCCTGCTGTTTGGCCGCATCGCCAATTTCATCAAGCCGGAATTGTGGGGCCGACCGACCGATGTGCCCTGGGCCATGGTCTTTCCCGATGCCGGGCCACTGCCGCGCCATCCGAGCCAGCTTTATGAGGCTGGGCTCGAAGGCCTGGTGCTGCTGCTGATTCTCTATGTCTTCGTCCGCCGTGGCGGCTTCCGCCGACCGGGCTTTTTGACCGGCGTTTTCGGCATCGGCTACGGTCTGGCGCGTATTTTCTGTGAATTCTTCCGCGAGCCCGATCCGCAATTGGGATTTCTGTTTGGAAATGCGACAATGGGCATGCTCCTGTCGGTGCCTCTGGTGCTGCTCGGCGTCTGGCTGGTCGCACGCTCTCGCCCGGTGACAGCGGCGGGGACAGGAAACAAGGCGGGGGACAAGGAATGA
- a CDS encoding class I SAM-dependent methyltransferase, with protein sequence MTSWREYWDGPHPIYVSKRHRQLHFDLIARDIVKLFPSPTAVVLDYGCGEAWTAVDLARACARLYLFDTAPTVRGAVAQRVRNEANITVLDETALAGLEPGTLDLIVVNSVLQYLSRDELIALLDLARTKLKPGGVLALGDVIPENANALSDTGALLGFAAHGGFLTAALKGIVKTVFSDYRKLREQLGLTRYSETAMIELLRGHGFAAERAARNIGHNQGRMLFLARPV encoded by the coding sequence ATGACCTCTTGGCGCGAATATTGGGATGGGCCGCACCCGATCTATGTCAGCAAGCGGCACCGTCAGCTGCATTTCGACCTGATCGCCCGCGACATCGTCAAACTGTTTCCGTCGCCCACGGCCGTCGTGCTCGACTATGGCTGCGGCGAGGCGTGGACGGCTGTTGATCTCGCCCGTGCCTGCGCCAGGCTCTATCTCTTCGACACCGCGCCGACCGTGCGGGGAGCGGTCGCCCAGCGCGTTCGCAACGAAGCCAATATCACCGTGCTCGACGAGACGGCGCTGGCCGGCCTCGAGCCCGGCACGCTCGATCTCATCGTCGTCAATTCGGTGCTGCAATATCTGTCGCGCGACGAACTCATCGCGTTGCTTGATCTGGCGCGCACGAAATTAAAGCCGGGTGGCGTGCTGGCGCTGGGCGATGTTATCCCCGAAAACGCCAATGCGCTGTCCGATACTGGGGCGCTGCTCGGCTTCGCCGCCCATGGCGGCTTTCTGACGGCGGCCCTGAAGGGCATCGTCAAGACGGTGTTTTCCGACTATCGTAAGCTGCGTGAACAGCTCGGCCTGACGCGCTACAGCGAGACCGCCATGATCGAACTGCTGCGTGGCCATGGATTCGCGGCCGAGCGGGCGGCGCGCAACATCGGGCACAATCAGGGCCGAATGTTGTTCCTGGCGAGGCCCGTCTGA
- a CDS encoding ABC transporter permease has product MNSSKIETLAPWIFVVALFAIWELVCKLFGVSTIILPAPTDIWAAILRYWSPLLRNSFVTLWTTLAGFALAVGFGLFLGLVVGWSRTIYRGLYPVMIGFNSIPKVAVVPILVLWFGIGEVPAILTAFLISFFPVVVNVATGLATIEPELEDVLRALGASKLDVMRKVGIPRAMPYFFGSLKVAITLAFVGTVVSETIAANAGIGFLMAQAGSNFQMPLVFAGLIALAVEGILMYAATAWLEQRMTGWAFRSQGSAAA; this is encoded by the coding sequence ATGAACTCCTCCAAAATAGAAACCCTCGCGCCGTGGATTTTCGTCGTCGCCCTGTTTGCCATCTGGGAACTCGTCTGCAAACTGTTCGGTGTCTCGACCATCATCCTGCCGGCGCCCACCGACATCTGGGCGGCGATCCTGCGCTATTGGTCGCCGCTGTTGCGCAACTCCTTCGTCACCTTGTGGACGACCTTGGCCGGCTTCGCGCTGGCGGTGGGCTTTGGGCTGTTCCTTGGCCTCGTCGTTGGCTGGTCGCGCACCATCTATCGCGGCCTTTATCCGGTGATGATCGGCTTCAACTCGATTCCGAAAGTCGCTGTCGTGCCGATCCTCGTGTTGTGGTTTGGCATCGGCGAAGTGCCGGCGATCCTCACGGCCTTTCTGATCTCGTTCTTCCCTGTCGTCGTCAACGTCGCCACCGGGCTCGCCACCATCGAGCCCGAGCTTGAGGACGTGCTGCGCGCGCTTGGCGCATCGAAGCTCGATGTCATGCGCAAGGTCGGTATTCCCAGAGCCATGCCGTATTTCTTCGGCTCGCTGAAAGTGGCGATCACCTTGGCCTTCGTCGGCACCGTGGTGTCGGAGACCATCGCCGCCAATGCCGGCATCGGCTTTCTGATGGCGCAGGCGGGCTCGAACTTCCAGATGCCGCTGGTCTTCGCTGGCCTGATCGCGCTCGCCGTCGAGGGCATCTTGATGTACGCAGCCACCGCCTGGCTCGAACAGCGCATGACCGGCTGGGCCTTCCGCTCTCAGGGCAGTGCGGCGGCGTAA
- a CDS encoding ABC transporter ATP-binding protein: MIALDNVSLAYAGRTGPVLALEGTTLNVARGEFAAVVGPSGCGKSTLMKLVTGLVKPTAGSVAVAGSPVRGPVKMAGMAFQNANLLPWRTVTDNILLPLEIVEPYRGKFRSHRAEYVAKVEDLLATVGLAGFGNRFPWELSGGMQQRASLCRSLIHEPALLMLDEPFAALDAFTREELWCVLRDVWQRLKFTVVLVTHDLREAAFLADTVHVMSARPGRIIETRDVSFSRPRDLDVCYEKPFTDLVHDLRNKIAQVRKS, from the coding sequence TTGATCGCTCTTGATAATGTGTCGCTCGCCTATGCGGGACGCACGGGTCCTGTGCTTGCCCTCGAAGGCACGACGCTCAACGTCGCTCGCGGCGAATTCGCCGCGGTCGTCGGCCCCTCCGGTTGCGGCAAGTCGACCCTGATGAAACTCGTCACCGGCTTGGTGAAGCCGACGGCGGGCTCGGTCGCGGTTGCTGGCAGCCCGGTGCGCGGCCCGGTGAAAATGGCGGGTATGGCGTTTCAAAACGCCAACCTGCTGCCCTGGCGCACGGTCACCGACAACATTCTGCTGCCGCTCGAAATCGTCGAGCCCTATCGCGGCAAGTTCCGTTCGCACCGTGCCGAATATGTCGCCAAGGTCGAGGACTTGCTCGCAACCGTCGGTCTCGCCGGCTTCGGCAATCGCTTCCCGTGGGAATTGTCGGGCGGCATGCAACAACGCGCCTCGCTGTGCCGCTCGCTCATTCACGAGCCGGCGCTATTGATGCTCGACGAACCCTTCGCCGCGCTCGATGCGTTCACCCGCGAGGAATTATGGTGCGTGCTGCGCGATGTCTGGCAGCGGCTGAAATTCACCGTGGTGCTGGTGACGCACGATCTGCGTGAGGCGGCTTTCTTAGCCGACACCGTGCATGTGATGAGCGCGCGGCCCGGCCGCATCATCGAAACCCGCGACGTCTCGTTCTCGCGGCCGCGCGATCTCGACGTCTGCTACGAAAAGCCGTTCACCGATCTCGTCCACGATCTGCGCAACAAGATTGCACAGGTGCGCAAATCATGA
- a CDS encoding ABC transporter substrate-binding protein, which produces MTKLNFKAAFAAIAVISCSAYGAAAQTAVKFALDWKFEGPSAPYFVAIDKGFYKAEGLDVTVDTGPGSVQGIARVAAGTYPLGFFDINSLVKFRDQNPDQKVTSVMMVYDRPPFSLVSLTKTGIKTPKDLEGKVFGAPAADGAFAQWKAFVKENKFDDSKVKIENVGFPVREPMLAQGKVDVIAGFSFSSFFNLQQNNIKPEDISVMLMSDHGLVLYGNAIMVNPEFAKANPKVVAGFVRATIKGVIETAKNPDEAIKSVMKRNETGDLAIELARLKMALRDNMVTPWVKANGVGGVDMERMAKSIDQIADTYEFKNRPTAADIFTSEYLPAASERKL; this is translated from the coding sequence ATGACGAAGCTTAATTTCAAGGCGGCTTTTGCGGCGATTGCTGTCATTTCGTGCAGCGCCTACGGGGCGGCTGCCCAGACGGCGGTCAAATTCGCGCTCGACTGGAAGTTCGAGGGGCCGTCGGCGCCTTACTTCGTGGCGATCGACAAGGGGTTCTATAAGGCCGAAGGGCTCGACGTCACTGTCGACACCGGTCCAGGCTCCGTGCAGGGCATAGCCCGCGTCGCCGCCGGCACTTATCCGCTCGGCTTCTTCGACATCAACTCGCTGGTGAAATTCCGCGACCAGAATCCGGATCAGAAGGTGACGTCGGTGATGATGGTCTATGACCGCCCGCCGTTTTCCCTCGTCAGCCTGACGAAGACCGGCATCAAGACGCCCAAGGATCTCGAAGGCAAAGTTTTCGGTGCGCCGGCGGCTGACGGCGCCTTCGCCCAGTGGAAAGCCTTCGTCAAGGAGAACAAGTTCGACGATTCGAAAGTGAAGATCGAGAATGTCGGCTTCCCGGTGCGCGAGCCGATGCTGGCCCAGGGCAAAGTCGACGTGATAGCCGGCTTCTCGTTTTCGTCCTTCTTCAATCTGCAGCAGAACAACATTAAACCCGAAGACATCTCCGTCATGCTGATGTCCGACCATGGCTTGGTGCTCTACGGCAACGCCATCATGGTCAATCCGGAATTCGCCAAGGCCAATCCGAAAGTGGTCGCGGGCTTCGTCCGTGCGACGATCAAGGGCGTCATCGAGACCGCGAAGAATCCCGACGAGGCGATCAAGTCGGTGATGAAGCGCAATGAGACCGGCGATCTCGCGATCGAGCTGGCGCGCCTGAAGATGGCGCTGCGCGACAACATGGTCACGCCCTGGGTCAAGGCGAATGGTGTGGGCGGTGTCGACATGGAACGCATGGCCAAGTCGATCGACCAGATCGCTGATACCTATGAGTTCAAGAACCGGCCGACAGCCGCTGATATTTTCACCAGCGAGTACCTGCCAGCGGCCAGCGAGCGCAAACTTTGA
- a CDS encoding CinA family protein translates to MADAMDFSDMTARAERVAALLKTRGESIVIAESSAGGLIAAALLSVPGASAYFLGGLVVYTQKARLLQLGIGDLPRGMRASTEPYAALLAQTVRERFAADWSLAESGATGPGGNRYGDASGHCCLAISGKMSMTTTVETGSEDRQANMFAFGVAALDLLEMALVSA, encoded by the coding sequence ATGGCGGACGCGATGGATTTTTCCGATATGACGGCGCGGGCGGAACGGGTCGCCGCGCTTTTGAAGACACGCGGCGAGAGCATCGTCATCGCCGAATCCTCGGCCGGCGGCTTGATCGCCGCCGCTTTGCTGTCGGTGCCCGGCGCCTCGGCCTATTTTCTTGGCGGCCTCGTCGTCTACACCCAGAAGGCGCGGTTGCTGCAGCTTGGCATCGGCGATCTGCCGCGGGGCATGCGCGCCTCCACCGAGCCCTATGCGGCGCTGTTGGCGCAAACCGTGCGCGAGCGCTTCGCCGCCGATTGGAGCCTGGCTGAAAGTGGCGCGACAGGGCCGGGGGGCAATCGCTATGGCGATGCTTCGGGCCATTGCTGCCTCGCCATCTCCGGCAAGATGAGCATGACCACGACCGTCGAAACCGGGAGCGAGGATCGTCAAGCCAATATGTTCGCCTTCGGCGTGGCGGCGCTCGACCTTTTGGAGATGGCGCTGGTGAGCGCATGA